Proteins co-encoded in one Bos taurus isolate L1 Dominette 01449 registration number 42190680 breed Hereford chromosome X, ARS-UCD2.0, whole genome shotgun sequence genomic window:
- the NDUFB11 gene encoding NADH dehydrogenase [ubiquinone] 1 beta subcomplex subunit 11, mitochondrial precursor has translation MAARMLGLCGRRLLAVAATRGLPAARVRWESSSSRAVIAPSTLAGKRPSEPTLRWQEDPEPEDENLYEKNPDSHGYDKDPAVDIWNMRVVFFFGFSIVLVLGSTFVAYLPDYRMQEWARREAERLVKYREAHGLPIMESNCFDPSKIQLPEDED, from the exons ATGGCGGCTAGGATGTTAGGTTTGTGCGGCCGCCGCCTTTTGGCAGTAGCGGCGACGCGAGGGCTCCCTGCTGCCCGTGTTCGCTGGGAATCCAGCTCCTCCAGGGCTGTGATCGCCCCGTCCACTCTGGCGGGAAAGCGGCCGTCAGAACCGACATTACGCTGGCAGGAGGACCCAGAACCCGAGGACGAAAACCTCTATGAGAAG AACCCAGACTCCCACGGTTATGACAAGGACCCTGCTGTGGACATCTGGAACATGCGGGTTGTCTTCTTCTTCGGATTCTCCATCGTCTTGGTCCTTGGCAGCACCTTTGTGGCTTATCTGCCTGACTACAG GATGCAGGAGTGGGCCCGCCGGGAAGCTGAGAGGCTTGTGAAATACCGAGAGGCCCATGGCCTCCCCATCATGGAATCCAACTGCTTCGACCCCAGCAAGATCCAGCTGCCAGAGGATGAGGACTAA